The stretch of DNA ttttgttttggggttttttttttgcatgaagtAGGGATTCAGCGGCAACTTCCCTGACACATCAGGCATGAATGTAGATAATTTCACATAGTGTGGATCTATTAACCGGGTCCTTAAATTTAATACATAAAAGATTGAAATTGCAGTATTATTGTTTGCTCATTTTTGTGAAATCTCATTTCATGGAGAAAGGTGATCCTCTTGCTTAAAAACAGGAACAGATTTCCACATAATGCTGTCTGGATTTCATGAAGGCATAggctgaaatataaatatacagttACTGCATTGGTATTTATTAGTAAAATATGAAATGATCACGAGACAGaatcaatggaaaaaaatacaaatttatattTGTTCTTCACCcagtttattttcttcttttgtttcagCTTATTGTGAAAGTCTTTACCGTGCTTTGCTCTCAGTTGCAGTTGTGCTAGtttctcattttcagctcaGCTTTACTGAGTGTGCACAAGCAGTGGAGCAGAAGAGACATACatttatgtgaaaaagaaagttttaacaggactctgtgcaggcctgtggccataatgcacagcgccatgtttgccaaaaaaacaaacatatcggcacaaacacctcataccaactgtcagcacggcggtggaggggtgatgatttgggcttgttttacagCAACAGGAGCTGTGCTCCTCGTAGTCATAGATGAACTGCTCTGTATACCAACGTATTCtacagtcaaatgtgaggccatctgtccaacagttAAAGCTGAGCCCAAACTCGGtcgtgatcccaagcacagcagcaaatctccaacagaatggctgaaaatgaaaagaatgcaGTTGCCCAGTCAAAGTCTAAACCTCAACCAAAGTGAAATGCTGCGACAGgactttaagagagctgtgcataaacaaaagcCCATAAACTTCAATGAattgaagcaatgttgtaaagaagagtgggccagaacTCCTCTACAGCAGTGTGGTAGACTGATATTCATCCAGAAGATAATTATTTCAAATAATTGCTGTGAAAGGCCTACAAGCTAAtgaatcatggggtgtgctttgttttttcacagGATTGCACTTGAATGTAGGTGATGTGAAAATGTTAATCAAACTGCCGACAACTCCTTACATTAACACAAGTGcaataaaagcttcctgaaaggTGTTGACCACTAGCATAATGAGGGAAAGTATTTGCAGACGACATCAACATGCGTCACCAGCTAAACTTTTCAGACGTGTCAACTTACTTGGACACAGTTTGCAGTTAAGTCACCAACTTCTGCAAACAGAACTTGTTGGTGTTTGTGTAGGAAGCATGAaatgtctccaaactgctgacCCTTGACTTTTAGTTTACTTTGTTTGTTAGTTCTCCCTCTGGCTACCAGTGCACTGCTGATCTACCTTTTCTCAGTCAGTACTAGACCAATATCCAGTCCAAATATTTGATTGCTGCATCCACAAAATCTGTAGGATCTTTTATCTGCTATAGGTTTATATAGAGAGACcataaattaaaatattgtaatattttttAGCCCAACATTAAGTAAAAGTGTTTTTCAGAGAACAGTCGAAAGCTGAAATCAAAAGTATGAGTTCagtgaaaaatagaaaaatcacattttttgtcCAGTCATTATCTGATTGACATGCAAGAAGACAGAAATGATTTTtccatatataaatatatctgtgTCCCTTGAGGTTGAGCTCTGTGTCTTGTGACAGTTTCAAATAATGTTCTTCTGAGTGATTGCATCTGTTTATGTATGCCCCAGGACTATAAGGACTTTACTCCTCCGGAGGTGTATATAAAGCACACTAGCTGGGaggatgtgtgtatgtgggaaCCATCGCATACCAAAGTCCAGGTGTGTGACGTGTGTATATGCATAAGCACTCACGTAAATTActtattttacacatttcaagaaatatatatatatatatatatatatatatatatatatatatatatatatatatatatatatatatacacatacatacataaaaataaagatttgtttaaattacaaaaacataaaaatgtttaggtatttttttttttttccctccctttgGAGAGAAACTAATAAAGTCTGTCACCCTCTCTGTGTCCAGGACTACAGATCAAAACCTTTCTGCTGCTCTGGTTGCCTCTTCTCATCCAAGTACTTCTCTGCATACAAAAGCCATTTCCGCAATGTACACAGCGAGGACTTTGAGAACAACATTCTGCTCAACTGCCCCTACTGCACTTACAATGGTAACAAAAAGACTCTGGAAACGCACATTAAACTTTTCCACATGCCTAATAATGCCATGCGGCAGGGCCCTGGTGGTATGGCGGGAGCTGGTGGGATCATGATGAAGGATGGGTTGCTGAAGAGGAGCGGGGACAGTGTGGAACAGGCGGTGTACTACTGCAAGAAGTGCACCTACAGGGACCCTTTGTACAATGTAGTGCGGAAGCACATCTATCGGGAACACTTTCAGCAAGTGGCCCAGCCCTACATTGTGAAACCGGGAGACAAGGCGAATGCTCACAATGGTGGCACAGAGAGCACTAACACAAACAATGTTAGCAGCAACCAGATTCACTGCAAGAAGTGTCTGTTTGTTCCACGGACCTATGAGGCACTAGTTCAACATGTCATTGAGGACCACGAGAGGATTGGCTACCAGGTCACTGCAATGATTGGGCACACCAGCGTGATAGTTCCCCGTCCCAAACCCATCATCATTATGCCACCAAAAAACCAAGGAGACAAAACCATCATTGGGATGGGCCCTAAAGGAGCAGTTATGGCCTCTACCAGGTCTCCtagcacacagcagctgagtCGAGTTGTCATGGCATCAAAGACTGGCTTCAACTCCCAGAGTCTTCTGTCGGGAATGAAACACGATGCTATAGGATTAAAGGCTGGGACCACACAGCCATTCTCAATTGGCAACCAGCAAGTTAGAGTTACTTTGCCCGGTAATGCCCAGGTTTCTGTGCCACAGCAGTCACATGCAGCAAAGCAGCTTATTTCTGGTGGCAGCCTGCGGAGCCCAGTCATGCTCGGTGCTTCTTCCTCACTCAAATCTAACCCTCTGGGTTCACGTGTTCAAGCAGCAGCTACTACTGTAGCCTCTGTCACGGCTAAGAAAGGTGGCTCATCTGTCCTTGGCACATCCTACACCCAGAAGTGGAAAATCTGCACCATCTGCAATGAGCTCTTCCCAGAGAATGTTTATAGTTCTCATTTTGAGAAGGAGCACAAAGCGGAGAAGGTGCCTGCTGTGGCCAACTACATCATGAAAATCCACAATTTCACCAGCAAGTGTCTCTACTGTAACCGCTATCTCCCCAGTGACACGTTGTTAAACCACATGTTGATCCACGGTTTGTCTTGCCCACACTGCCGTGCAACCTTCAATGACGTTGAGAAGATGGTGGCCCACATGCGGCTGTCACACCCAGATGAGAGAGTTGGCCCACGCACTGACTctcctttgacctttgacctcactcTGCAGCAAGGCAATCCCAAAAATGTTCAGTTGATTGTGACTACATACAACATGAGAGACGCCCCTGAGGAGTCTGTGGCGTTTCACGCTCAAAACAGCACCTCTGTATCATCAGCCTTGTCTGCCTCTCTAATATCAGGTAAGAGGTTAATGCCTCAGCACCCACCCAAAACACCTTCAGGGGCCACTGACAGTGTACCAGCAAAGGTTGCTCCACAGGCGTCTGTACCTTATAAGAGGGATGTGGGCAAGACTTTATGTCCTCTTTGCTTCTCTATCCTTAAGGGCCCAATCTCAGACTCACTTGCCCACCATCTGAGAGAGAGGCATCAGGTTATACAGACAGTCCACCCAGTAGAAAAGAAACTGACTTACAAGTGTATTCACTGCTTGGGGGTTTATACAAGTAACATGACTGCCTCTACCATCACACTACATTTGGTGCACTGTCGAGGTGTTGGTAAATCCCAGAATGGGCAGGACAGCCGGGCAGCTCATTCTTCTCGAGTCAGTCAAGCCCAGAGCAGTTCCCTCAAACGGGCTAACTTTGACAGCTCTGAGGCTAGTGCACCAAAACGAAGGAGGCCAGGACCCCCTGGCGAAAGGGCCCACCCCAGGGATATCAATGGTCCATCTACATTTGTAGAAAATCCTGATGAACCTGTAGTCCTGGCACTTGACCCCAAAGGACACGAAAACCTGTCATACGAGTCCAAGAAGGCATTTCTAATGCAGTATTTCACTCGAGCGCCGTATCCTACACAGAGGGAAGTGGAGAAGCTAGCAGCCAGTCTGTGGCTGTGGAAGTCCGACATTTCCAGCCACTTTGTCAACACAAGGAGGAAATGCGTACAGGAATGTGAAACCCAGGGCGCCAGTGTGTTGCTTGGATTCAGTATGCATGAGCTTAGCAAAGTGAGCCATGACCTGGCGTTTGGTCAGGGTGGCATGTATGAAGGCAGACGTGGCAAACGGCGGACATCTAGGGCACGTATGGGGATGTCGGAGCAGGCTCTCCAGAGACACAAGGAGCTTGTAGCTGCTAATGGTGGCAGGGCTCCACTACCAAAAAGAAAGCCAACTGCAAATATGGACGATAGTAAAGCAAAGCCATCTGCCCCCAATTCCAACAGTGCCAGCAAAGACCAAACCAAGACAATCAACAGCACCTTACCACAGAAAATGCCTCTAGACCTCTCCGAACCTATAGCTATTGACTCTGACAGTGATGAGGAAGAGCAGCAGGTGGATAACAAGGAAGCAGAGGGAGAGGTACATCTCCATGGTAACCAGCAGTCTACTGGAGCTAAGGAGAGAATGGAGCCAAGGACAGGGGCCAAGATTGTTTCAGATCTAGATGATATGTCagacgacgatgatgatgatgatgatgatgatgatgacgatgacgatgatgatgatgacgatgatgaagGGGCACACATTGAGAATGGCTTTGGCCCCACAGAGGGCTCAGGAAGAGACAGTCTACCTATCATCATTCCCAAGTTTGTCCCATCATCAGCAAGAAGCAGGAGAGACGCAGCCCAGCTGGGCAAGCAGCAGGTGTGACTACTAAAACTCAAAAGACTCTCAAACTCAGAGGCATTTAAGATTTGATCGCAGCAAACAAATCAGCCTCACCTGAACTGAAGGACACTGCACAGCAACACTGGGCATCTGTGAAGGAGGGGACGATGAGGGAACTCAAAAACAAGCCATCCAATGACTTATAAAAGCAGCAGCTAGGACTCATGTAAAGATTTGTGAACaaagtttaaatgttttttttttttttgttttttttttcccctcgaGTGGGGGAGGGAAGGTGCAAAGACAGTGATGTTACACCAAACAAAGTTTTTTGCCTTCTATATACTTTATTACATTGAGGGAAGGGGTTATAATAACAATAGCCACTGAGCTTGGCTTAGAATATTGAGATGTTTTGCGGTTGAGCTTTTAAGCTGACCAGTTAATCCATCATTTTTCATGTAGTTCTCCTCAGCTAGGTAGTGTAAATTTGTACAGTCTTTTAGACCTGTTTGGACACATGATGCTGTACATGTACTCCTAAATATTTGCTATTACCTGTGTGTAAAGGTAGCCTCATATGTTCTACATTGGTATGCTTAACATACAATAGGTGTCGCTTTGGTGGCTGGTATTTTCtggtatgtttattttttaaccaaaacTAGTTTCTTTGCAAAataatatatctatatataaatgaacaggtttttttttgtttgtttgtttggattttagattttattttttaattgaattctgtTGTGGAAGGATGGCAGAAAGCAGCATTTCATCCACTTTTTGCAGCCTTTTGCTCATTATCCCTGACTGTACTGTACTTGCTTTCTATTCTCACAGTTTTCACTTGATGTTTTGTTGCTCCTTCAAGACTGGACAATAATCAACAACCTGACATccataaaagtgaaaaaaattttctttttgtttccaaaaaaagaTAGTTGTGTTTTATATGTGTTCTTTggattgtgtgtatttgtttttcattttccacTTTAGCATTTATGAACAATAAAGTGCTGTAATTGTGCTTCTCACAGAGTCAATGCCATGCTGGTTTTTGTTCAAACACTGGGGGACTTTGTGCACAATAAATGTTTCCAGGTGCTTGTTGATTCGCAACAATAGTTCTAAAAGCTCTGACTGCGTTTCTTTTAGATTTGAGAATTAGAAAATTTATTTTGTCTGCCTTCTTAAAGGGGATTTATTAtccttttcattattttatttaaaaaatatatacacacacacacacactagagaTAAAGAATATTTGAGACCAATACTGATAATTTGGGTTAtcagcatatatatatttttttatatttcaggcACACCAAACGTAAATGGATTTCTCtaacatttgttttgtgttatttatgagtccttactaagataatgcagtttgaaaatgtgaaattgtgGATTGTGTTTGTGGCATCCCAAATACACATTGTCAAGTGCCCTCTGGTGGGCATCACCCTTCAGTTCATAACATgtttgaagggtgtttctcaatatttttatttttaattattagcaTTTAACAATAATGCCAAATTTGTAATTATTGGCATAAAATGCCAATAATATATTTGCAGATTGCTAATATCAGCAGGACTGATATATCAGTTGGGTGTAATGTATGCTGTAACAGTGGTGGaagctcatattaaacatagcTAAAGTTTGAATTAATGAAGTGATCcctgtgtttcagttttttgtttttttgctcttgGCTCACTGTGACGTCAGACAAAGGGGATATCACTAATATGGTCATATCGTGTTCTGTTCAAAGCTTTTGTTTTACggggggcagccaatcagaagaaaactgGCTTAAATGGATTGGgaacaaaggaaaaacacttGTCACAGTCAGAGGATTAACAGAGAGCCGGTGTCTGTGTCCACTAAAACATAAAGCTTGTTTGAATCTGTGATTCATGCAAACTAGTCCAGATGAAAATCTGAAGTTTGAAAGGAGCAaatttggttttgtttcctgaaaGTGACGCAGGGACTTCATGCTGTGTTATGCAATGCTGCGCAATGTTTCATGAATTCACCGCAAAGCTCGTAGCACATCTTATTTTACACAAGTGTTTGAACTTTCTTTGACAAAGTGTTGGTAGTTaacttttagtttttgtttaaaacGGTGCTGTAGATGAACCTTCTCAGTACAAACTAAAGGTTGTATGGTTAATGATGCAAAATGCTGTTAACGGTGCATTGATGGCTGCTTAGAAATGATGCTGGGGTTTTCTACCTGGGAGTCTGGACCCAACGAGTTCTCCCAAGATCAACCTGAAAGGTCACCAGATCATTGAAGATACAGAAAATTGGTCATGTTGTTTTCCTTTACTGCtttggtctgtctgtctgtaaatGCAgtctttgaagaaaaaaaaacaaatcacactGCCAGTCCCCACACTAAAACTGAGCTGGGATGAATATTGCTCTATTTATTTATAGGCGCCACAAGCCAAATATTGCCCACTACTGAAATATATTGATCACACTGGACCAGGATGCAGGGCTCACTTAGAAATGTAAATTCATGGGACACCTGGGACGTCTATAACACACTAACAGTTTTGTTCATTGTTCTTTTTGGATCAATGTAACTTAATCACATTTTCTGGCTTTGTCATGAAGTAAAGAGTATTTTGGCACAAAACCCTGACATCAGTCAGCCACATTAAAATCAATGTCACGCAAAGTGAATAACATTGAATTATGACGTTATAATTCAATATTCTTCAAGGAAGCCTTGGGTCATGACCACCTAGCTAAAAACTGTAGACAAAGCGTACCGACTCAGCAGGACAGTGTGCCCCAAAATGTTTGGGAGCAAGATGGAGCACAAAGAGGCACAACGTTAAAGTTTGCAAGCTCCAGTTATGACAGTGAGACTTCCCTCCAACTAAGCTGGATCTTAACCAGTTAAATATTtcttcagtcagatctgacggATCTTGAtacatccatcatccactggtGCAGCTTAATGAGGTTTTCATTCTGCTTTAATCTGAGAAAACTGGGGGGAATTTCATCCGAAGATGAAGTCTTATGTAAGACATATTTATCCGTTGTCCACCTCAACATAAAGGGTGTGCACCTTGAAGTGCATAGCCAGAAATAGTTCCAGGAACATCCAGTATTGCTTGGTaaccataaattaaaaaaaaaaaaaaggcaccaatTTAGCCTTTCTCTGGTGCTGTCAAATAATGATATCATCAGTATGTTTTTgagtataaaaaaacaaaactgaagcagTTAGCAGTCTCATATCAAAGGATTTCACACCTGTGTTTTGATGGTAGGGTGACCCTCATCAGAAAGCCTCCTGCTTAAGTCCTCTGGATGTCCACCACTGGGAA from Archocentrus centrarchus isolate MPI-CPG fArcCen1 chromosome 7, fArcCen1, whole genome shotgun sequence encodes:
- the adnpb gene encoding activity-dependent neuroprotector homeobox b, with the translated sequence MFQLPVNNLGSLRKARKNVKKVLGDIGLEFCRDHLEDYKDFTPPEVYIKHTSWEDVCMWEPSHTKVQDYRSKPFCCSGCLFSSKYFSAYKSHFRNVHSEDFENNILLNCPYCTYNGNKKTLETHIKLFHMPNNAMRQGPGGMAGAGGIMMKDGLLKRSGDSVEQAVYYCKKCTYRDPLYNVVRKHIYREHFQQVAQPYIVKPGDKANAHNGGTESTNTNNVSSNQIHCKKCLFVPRTYEALVQHVIEDHERIGYQVTAMIGHTSVIVPRPKPIIIMPPKNQGDKTIIGMGPKGAVMASTRSPSTQQLSRVVMASKTGFNSQSLLSGMKHDAIGLKAGTTQPFSIGNQQVRVTLPGNAQVSVPQQSHAAKQLISGGSLRSPVMLGASSSLKSNPLGSRVQAAATTVASVTAKKGGSSVLGTSYTQKWKICTICNELFPENVYSSHFEKEHKAEKVPAVANYIMKIHNFTSKCLYCNRYLPSDTLLNHMLIHGLSCPHCRATFNDVEKMVAHMRLSHPDERVGPRTDSPLTFDLTLQQGNPKNVQLIVTTYNMRDAPEESVAFHAQNSTSVSSALSASLISGKRLMPQHPPKTPSGATDSVPAKVAPQASVPYKRDVGKTLCPLCFSILKGPISDSLAHHLRERHQVIQTVHPVEKKLTYKCIHCLGVYTSNMTASTITLHLVHCRGVGKSQNGQDSRAAHSSRVSQAQSSSLKRANFDSSEASAPKRRRPGPPGERAHPRDINGPSTFVENPDEPVVLALDPKGHENLSYESKKAFLMQYFTRAPYPTQREVEKLAASLWLWKSDISSHFVNTRRKCVQECETQGASVLLGFSMHELSKVSHDLAFGQGGMYEGRRGKRRTSRARMGMSEQALQRHKELVAANGGRAPLPKRKPTANMDDSKAKPSAPNSNSASKDQTKTINSTLPQKMPLDLSEPIAIDSDSDEEEQQVDNKEAEGEVHLHGNQQSTGAKERMEPRTGAKIVSDLDDMSDDDDDDDDDDDDDDDDDDDDDEGAHIENGFGPTEGSGRDSLPIIIPKFVPSSARSRRDAAQLGKQQV